One part of the Pirellulales bacterium genome encodes these proteins:
- a CDS encoding helix-turn-helix transcriptional regulator, producing MRPDGNVFADLGFPDAEEYMAKSKIAVQIFKIIKNRRLTQAAVGKLLGITQPSVSAFLNGRLDGFSTERLFRFLNALGCDVRITVSRPHPKSPGHVEVMAG from the coding sequence ATGCGGCCGGACGGCAACGTCTTCGCAGATCTCGGATTCCCGGACGCCGAGGAGTATATGGCGAAATCGAAAATTGCCGTGCAAATCTTCAAGATCATTAAGAACCGCCGATTGACTCAAGCCGCGGTGGGCAAGCTGCTTGGCATCACTCAGCCAAGTGTCTCTGCTTTCTTGAACGGCCGGCTTGATGGGTTTTCGACCGAGCGGCTGTTCCGCTTTCTCAATGCGCTGGGTTGCGACGTGCGAATTACCGTCTCGCGCCCGCATCCGAAGAGCCCCGGCCACGTTGAGGTGATGGCCGGTTAA